The Candidatus Nanopelagicales bacterium genome contains a region encoding:
- the carB gene encoding carbamoyl-phosphate synthase large subunit, with amino-acid sequence MPLRDDISSVLVIGSGPIVIGQACEFDYSGTQACRVLKMEGLRVVLVNSNPATIMTDPEFADATYVEPITAEFVERIIERERPDALLPTLGGQTALNTAMELHRSGCLRKYEVELIGANVEAIERGENREVFKRVVDSIGAESAASRICHSIDECLAAALELNYPVVVRPSFTMGGAGSGIAHDADELTRMAGAGLLASPTTEVLLEESILGWKEFELELMRDHNDNVVVICSIENLDPMGVHTGDSITVAPALTLTDREYQRLRDIGIAIIRAVGVDTGGCNIQFAVNPADGRIIVIEMNPRVSRSSALASKATGFPIAKIAARLAVGYSLDEIRNDITLETPASFEPALDYVVVKVPRFAFEKFPEADDRLTTTMKSVGEAMAIGRNFTEALQKALRSLENPGASFSWSGDRPDPAPLLVEMSTAREGRIRQVQQALWGGASIDQVHEATCIDPWFLAQVDLLNAVAEKVRASHELDADVLRLAKRHGFSDKQIAQIADLDEAVVRGVRHALGIRPVYKTVDTCAAEFPAQTPYHYSTYEDETEVEPGDRPKVIILGSGPNRIGQGIEFDYSCVHASLTLREDGYETVMVNCNPETVSTDYDTSDRLYFEPLTLEDVLEIYYAECQSGEVAGLIVQLGGQTPLGLAQPLKDAGVPVVGTPPEAIHLAEDRGAFGMVLAEAGLPAPPYGTARSFDEARAIAHKIGYPVLVRPSYVLGGRGMEIVYDDEMLAGFLHRATQLNPEHPVLIDRFLDDAIEIDVDALFDGTDLFLGGVMEHIEEAGIHSGDSACALPPITLGRAALETIRESTRAIAEGVGVRGLMNVQYALSGDVLYVLEANPRASRTVPFVSKSTAVPLAKAAARVMMGESIRSLRQQGLLPTSGDGGNLPVGGPIAVKEAVLPFGRFHGVDTVLGPEMRSTGEVMGIDASFGTAFAKSQVGAYQGGLPAGGRVLVSVANRDKRAMILPVKRLADLGFEVMATEGTAEILRRNGLKASVVRKHRQGPGPNGEPTTVQAIMAGDVDLIVNTPFGVGTRLDGYEIRTAAVTRAIPCITTVAGLAAAVQGIEAGSSEVSVRSLQEYALDLAFLRAGEPDPSGET; translated from the coding sequence ATGCCTTTGCGTGATGACATCAGTTCGGTGCTCGTCATCGGTTCTGGACCGATCGTGATCGGGCAGGCGTGCGAGTTCGACTACTCCGGAACGCAGGCCTGCCGCGTGCTGAAGATGGAGGGTTTGCGGGTAGTGCTCGTCAACAGCAACCCCGCGACGATCATGACGGACCCGGAGTTCGCCGACGCCACGTATGTGGAGCCGATCACCGCGGAGTTCGTTGAGAGGATCATCGAGCGTGAGCGGCCCGACGCTCTGCTGCCCACGCTTGGGGGGCAAACAGCGCTGAATACCGCGATGGAACTTCACAGGTCCGGATGCCTGCGGAAGTACGAAGTCGAGCTGATCGGCGCGAACGTCGAGGCGATCGAACGCGGCGAGAACCGCGAGGTATTCAAGCGCGTTGTGGACTCGATTGGGGCGGAGTCGGCCGCGAGCAGGATCTGTCACTCCATCGATGAGTGCCTGGCGGCCGCGCTGGAGCTGAACTACCCCGTCGTCGTGCGGCCTTCGTTCACCATGGGTGGCGCTGGATCGGGGATCGCGCACGATGCGGACGAGTTGACTCGCATGGCTGGGGCGGGCCTGTTGGCGAGCCCAACCACGGAGGTGCTCCTGGAGGAGTCGATCCTTGGCTGGAAGGAGTTCGAGCTGGAGCTGATGCGCGACCACAACGACAACGTGGTCGTCATCTGTTCGATTGAGAACCTGGATCCGATGGGCGTTCACACAGGTGACTCCATCACGGTCGCGCCGGCTCTGACCCTGACTGATCGTGAGTACCAGCGGCTGCGCGACATCGGAATCGCGATCATTCGCGCAGTCGGAGTGGATACCGGCGGGTGCAACATCCAGTTCGCGGTCAACCCGGCGGATGGCCGAATCATCGTGATCGAGATGAACCCGCGCGTGTCCCGATCAAGTGCTTTGGCCAGCAAGGCGACGGGGTTCCCCATCGCGAAGATCGCCGCGCGGCTGGCTGTCGGCTATTCGCTTGATGAGATCCGCAACGACATCACCTTGGAGACGCCGGCCTCATTCGAGCCCGCGCTGGACTATGTCGTAGTGAAGGTTCCCCGGTTCGCCTTCGAGAAGTTCCCTGAGGCGGACGATCGGCTCACTACGACGATGAAGAGCGTCGGGGAGGCCATGGCCATAGGGCGCAACTTCACTGAGGCGTTGCAGAAAGCTCTTCGATCCCTTGAGAACCCCGGGGCATCGTTCTCATGGAGCGGCGACAGGCCCGATCCGGCGCCTTTGCTAGTGGAGATGTCCACGGCCAGGGAGGGGCGCATCCGCCAGGTCCAGCAAGCGCTGTGGGGCGGGGCGTCGATAGACCAGGTTCATGAGGCGACCTGTATAGACCCGTGGTTCCTAGCACAGGTCGATCTGCTGAACGCGGTGGCGGAGAAGGTGCGCGCCTCCCACGAACTGGATGCCGACGTGTTGAGACTCGCCAAGAGGCACGGATTCTCCGACAAGCAGATCGCCCAGATCGCCGACCTTGACGAGGCGGTCGTGCGCGGTGTCCGGCATGCGCTTGGCATCCGGCCTGTCTACAAGACGGTTGACACGTGCGCCGCCGAATTCCCCGCTCAGACTCCCTACCACTACTCGACCTACGAAGACGAAACAGAAGTCGAGCCGGGCGATCGCCCGAAGGTGATCATCCTGGGCTCGGGTCCCAACCGAATCGGTCAAGGGATCGAGTTCGACTACTCCTGTGTGCACGCGTCCCTGACTCTCCGCGAGGACGGGTACGAGACCGTGATGGTCAACTGCAACCCCGAGACAGTGTCCACCGACTACGACACCTCGGACCGGCTGTACTTCGAGCCGCTCACCTTGGAGGACGTGCTCGAGATCTACTACGCCGAGTGCCAGTCGGGCGAGGTGGCGGGATTGATCGTGCAGCTGGGGGGGCAGACGCCGCTGGGCCTGGCTCAGCCGCTGAAGGACGCGGGTGTGCCGGTCGTGGGGACACCTCCGGAGGCCATCCACTTGGCTGAGGACAGGGGCGCATTCGGCATGGTGCTCGCGGAAGCGGGGCTGCCAGCTCCTCCGTATGGCACCGCTAGGTCGTTCGATGAGGCGCGCGCCATAGCCCACAAGATCGGGTACCCCGTCCTTGTACGGCCCTCATACGTGCTGGGCGGTAGGGGTATGGAGATCGTCTACGACGATGAGATGCTCGCTGGCTTCCTGCACCGTGCCACCCAGCTGAACCCGGAGCACCCGGTCCTGATCGACAGGTTCCTGGATGATGCGATCGAGATCGACGTTGACGCGTTGTTCGATGGCACCGATCTGTTCCTCGGCGGAGTGATGGAGCACATCGAGGAAGCGGGGATCCACTCGGGAGATTCGGCCTGTGCGCTGCCTCCGATCACTTTGGGTCGTGCCGCGCTCGAGACGATCCGCGAATCGACCCGAGCCATCGCCGAAGGTGTTGGAGTACGCGGTCTGATGAATGTGCAGTACGCGCTCAGCGGAGATGTGCTGTATGTGTTGGAGGCCAACCCCCGGGCCTCCAGGACTGTGCCATTCGTTTCGAAGAGCACCGCCGTTCCGCTGGCTAAGGCAGCAGCTCGGGTGATGATGGGCGAAAGCATCAGAAGTCTTCGCCAGCAGGGGCTACTGCCGACGAGCGGCGATGGCGGGAACCTACCGGTTGGCGGACCGATCGCTGTGAAGGAAGCAGTGCTGCCCTTCGGTCGTTTTCACGGGGTTGACACCGTCCTGGGCCCCGAAATGCGTTCCACAGGTGAAGTGATGGGGATCGACGCTTCATTCGGGACCGCGTTCGCCAAGTCACAGGTTGGCGCGTACCAAGGCGGTCTGCCGGCTGGCGGACGCGTGTTGGTCTCGGTGGCGAACCGTGACAAGCGCGCGATGATTCTTCCCGTGAAGCGTTTGGCTGACCTTGGCTTCGAGGTTATGGCGACGGAGGGGACCGCCGAGATTCTGCGGCGCAACGGTCTGAAGGCCTCCGTGGTTCGCAAGCACCGCCAGGGGCCTGGCCCGAACGGCGAGCCGACAACTGTCCAGGCGATCATGGCCGGAGACGTAGATCTGATTGTCAACACCCCATTCGGCGTCGGCACCCGATTGGACGGCTATGAGATTCGCACCGCGGCCGTCACGCGCGCCATCCCCTGCATCACGACGGTCGCCGGGCTCGCCGCCGCTGTCCAGGGCATCGAGGCCGGATCTTCGGAGGTTTCGGTCCGGTCGCTGCAGGAGTACGCCCTGGACCTCGCGTTCCTGCGCGCGGGTGAGCCCGATCCCAGTGGAGAGACATGA
- the carA gene encoding glutamine-hydrolyzing carbamoyl-phosphate synthase small subunit produces MDRQPAVLVLEDGREFAGRSFGALGSTLGEAVFATGMTGYQETLTDPSYHRQIVVQTAPHIGNTGMNAQDPESRAIWVAGYVVRDPSPLASSWRASSELEPDLISAGVVGICGVDTRALTRHLRDRGAMRAGIFSGDESGGVGRLDRVLACPSMVGADLSGEVTTSEPYIVEALGERRFTVAAVDLGIKTMTPQRLAERGVRVLVLPAGVTAADLMATEADGYFFSNGPGDPAAADHAVELARALLAADHPVFGICFGHQVFGRALGLGTFKLPFGHRGINQPVRDHFTGRVEITAHNHGFAISAPEGDFDTPFGPARVSHSCLNDGVVEGLRLNSGRSFSVQYHPEAAAGPHDAAYLFDRFCDVMGGSPDAFA; encoded by the coding sequence ATGGATCGGCAGCCAGCGGTGCTGGTTTTGGAGGATGGTCGGGAGTTCGCCGGCCGGTCGTTCGGGGCCCTTGGTTCGACGCTCGGAGAGGCCGTCTTCGCCACGGGAATGACCGGGTACCAGGAGACGCTCACAGACCCCTCCTATCACCGTCAGATAGTCGTGCAGACGGCTCCGCACATCGGCAACACTGGGATGAACGCGCAGGATCCAGAGTCGCGGGCGATCTGGGTGGCCGGATACGTCGTTCGGGATCCATCTCCCCTGGCCAGCAGCTGGCGAGCCAGCTCTGAGCTGGAGCCGGACCTGATCAGCGCGGGAGTCGTTGGGATCTGCGGGGTCGACACTCGGGCGCTGACACGGCACCTGCGGGACCGCGGGGCCATGAGGGCAGGGATCTTCTCGGGGGATGAAAGTGGTGGCGTGGGCCGTCTGGACCGAGTGCTCGCCTGTCCGAGCATGGTCGGCGCGGACCTGTCTGGCGAAGTCACTACGAGCGAGCCGTACATCGTGGAAGCGTTGGGCGAGCGGCGCTTCACCGTGGCCGCGGTCGACCTGGGTATCAAGACGATGACGCCCCAGCGCCTGGCGGAACGGGGTGTGCGCGTGCTGGTGCTTCCGGCGGGCGTCACTGCCGCCGACCTGATGGCGACCGAAGCGGATGGCTACTTCTTCTCCAACGGGCCTGGGGACCCGGCGGCTGCTGACCACGCGGTTGAGCTGGCACGCGCCCTCCTCGCGGCCGACCATCCAGTGTTCGGGATCTGCTTCGGCCATCAAGTGTTCGGCCGGGCGCTGGGGCTGGGGACATTCAAGCTTCCGTTCGGCCACCGAGGCATCAACCAGCCTGTCCGAGACCACTTCACGGGCCGCGTCGAGATAACCGCCCACAACCACGGATTCGCCATCAGCGCGCCAGAAGGAGACTTCGACACGCCTTTCGGGCCAGCCCGCGTCAGTCACTCGTGCCTGAACGATGGCGTTGTGGAGGGGCTAAGACTCAACAGCGGTCGGTCGTTCAGCGTTCAGTACCATCCCGAGGCGGCCGCCGGGCCCCACGATGCCGCGTACTTGTTCGACCGCTTCTGTGACGTCATGGGAGGTTCGCCAGATGCCTTTGCGTGA
- a CDS encoding dihydroorotase: MSAPSRRVIIRDARPLGGDAVDVVLVDGKIAAIAPPGADSRNAPEDAIVIEGRGNVLLPGLVDLHTHLREPGREDAETVLTGSAAAAVGGFTAVHAMANTDPVADTAGVVEQVWRLGRDAGYCDVRPVGAVTVGLAGSQLAELGAMAESAASVRMFSDDGKCVDDAVMMRRAMEYVKALDGVIAQHAQESRLTRGAQMNEGAVSAVLGLAGWPAVAEEAIIARDVLLAEHVGSRVHICHVSTAGSVDIIRRAKEVGIAVTAEVTPHHLMLTDDLVNGYDPVFKVNPPLRTMRDVEAVRQGLVDGTIDVVATDHAPHPSEDKECEWSAAAFGMLGLPTALSVVIAATLETGLLDWAGIARCMSVNPAKIGSVETQGRPISVGEPANLVLVDPGARWVVDPIKFPGPSRNSPFAGMELPGRVVATIYAGTPTVLEGVLQW, translated from the coding sequence ATGAGCGCCCCATCACGCCGGGTGATCATCCGGGACGCCAGACCCCTGGGTGGCGACGCGGTCGACGTAGTTCTCGTGGACGGCAAGATCGCCGCGATCGCGCCACCTGGGGCTGATTCGAGGAATGCCCCCGAGGACGCGATCGTGATCGAAGGTCGAGGCAACGTTCTGCTTCCCGGGCTCGTGGACCTGCACACGCACCTGCGCGAGCCGGGCCGCGAGGACGCCGAGACTGTGCTCACAGGTTCCGCAGCTGCGGCTGTCGGTGGCTTCACCGCCGTTCACGCCATGGCCAACACCGATCCCGTTGCCGACACCGCTGGTGTCGTTGAGCAGGTGTGGAGGCTGGGCCGCGACGCCGGGTACTGCGATGTGCGGCCAGTAGGCGCCGTAACGGTTGGGCTGGCCGGCTCACAGCTGGCCGAACTCGGTGCGATGGCCGAATCAGCCGCCAGTGTGCGAATGTTCAGCGACGACGGCAAGTGCGTCGACGACGCGGTCATGATGCGGCGCGCGATGGAGTACGTGAAGGCCCTCGACGGGGTCATCGCCCAGCACGCCCAGGAGTCCCGGCTCACCCGGGGCGCTCAGATGAATGAGGGCGCGGTGTCGGCGGTTCTGGGGCTAGCCGGCTGGCCCGCAGTCGCCGAAGAGGCCATCATCGCTCGCGACGTACTCCTGGCTGAACACGTCGGTTCCCGCGTCCACATCTGCCACGTGTCGACAGCCGGAAGTGTCGACATCATCCGTAGGGCCAAGGAAGTCGGCATCGCCGTTACCGCAGAGGTCACGCCGCATCACCTGATGCTCACCGACGATCTGGTCAACGGATACGACCCCGTGTTCAAGGTGAATCCGCCGCTGCGCACGATGCGCGACGTCGAAGCCGTGCGGCAAGGTCTCGTGGACGGGACGATCGACGTTGTCGCCACCGACCATGCGCCTCACCCCTCCGAGGACAAAGAATGCGAATGGAGCGCCGCCGCGTTCGGCATGCTCGGGCTGCCCACCGCGTTGTCCGTCGTTATCGCGGCCACGCTGGAAACTGGCCTGCTCGACTGGGCGGGTATCGCGCGCTGCATGAGTGTCAATCCGGCCAAGATCGGCAGTGTCGAGACCCAGGGACGGCCGATCAGTGTCGGCGAGCCGGCGAACCTAGTGCTGGTTGATCCCGGCGCACGCTGGGTTGTCGACCCGATCAAGTTCCCGGGTCCTTCGCGCAACTCGCCCTTCGCGGGTATGGAGCTGCCAGGGCGCGTGGTCGCGACGATCTACGCGGGCACGCCCACAGTGCTGGAAGGGGTCTTGCAGTGGTGA
- a CDS encoding transcriptional regulator codes for MASDYAKALGARLRAIRQQQGLSLQGVEEKSGSRWKAVVVGSYERGDRAITVAKLAALAEFYAVPVTELLPGGSVATQHDLSPQMTVDLEQLTRLPADKAGPLARYVTAIQSQRGDYNGRVLSIRQEDLRTLAVIYDQPASLLVEELKAWGVLNVDSRAVTD; via the coding sequence ATGGCCTCTGACTATGCCAAGGCGCTCGGCGCCCGTCTGCGGGCGATTCGACAGCAGCAGGGTCTGTCACTCCAGGGTGTGGAGGAAAAGTCAGGATCTCGCTGGAAGGCCGTCGTTGTCGGATCCTACGAGCGTGGGGACCGGGCGATCACTGTCGCGAAGCTGGCCGCTCTGGCCGAGTTCTACGCGGTCCCCGTCACCGAGCTCCTCCCTGGCGGCTCTGTGGCCACGCAGCATGACCTGTCACCGCAGATGACAGTCGATCTTGAGCAGTTGACTCGGCTGCCCGCGGACAAGGCGGGACCGCTTGCTCGCTACGTCACCGCTATCCAATCCCAGCGGGGTGACTACAACGGCCGCGTGCTGTCGATCCGACAGGAAGACTTGCGGACCCTCGCGGTCATCTACGACCAGCCGGCGAGCCTCTTGGTCGAGGAGCTGAAGGCCTGGGGCGTTTTGAACGTGGACTCCCGGGCGGTCACTGACTGA
- the pyrR gene encoding bifunctional pyr operon transcriptional regulator/uracil phosphoribosyltransferase PyrR, translating to MSSGTDEGSVVLDGADISRVISRMSHEIVEQTRGAHGLVVMGIPTRGAVLARRIASRISEVEAARVPTGSIDVTMYRDDLSMRPARALGPTDIPHGGIDGRTVVLVDDVLFSGRTVRAALDAVIDLGRPRSIRLAVLVDRGHRELPIRADYVGKNIPTAVDESVQVRLAEVDGVDEVVLVRRGHRGYFEERA from the coding sequence ATGAGTTCTGGAACCGATGAAGGTTCGGTCGTCCTCGACGGGGCGGACATTTCGCGGGTGATTTCCCGCATGTCTCACGAGATCGTTGAACAAACACGCGGGGCCCACGGCCTAGTAGTCATGGGGATCCCCACGCGCGGAGCGGTGCTCGCGCGCCGCATCGCTTCCAGGATCAGCGAGGTTGAGGCGGCCAGGGTTCCAACCGGATCCATTGACGTAACCATGTACCGGGATGACCTGAGCATGCGTCCGGCCCGGGCATTGGGCCCCACTGACATCCCTCACGGCGGCATCGACGGTCGCACAGTGGTCCTTGTGGACGACGTGCTCTTCTCAGGGCGGACCGTGAGGGCGGCTCTGGATGCCGTGATTGACCTAGGACGTCCCCGGAGCATTCGGCTGGCGGTTCTCGTGGATCGCGGCCATCGCGAGCTGCCGATCCGGGCGGACTACGTCGGCAAGAACATCCCCACCGCCGTCGACGAGAGCGTCCAAGTGCGCCTGGCGGAGGTGGACGGTGTCGACGAGGTGGTTCTGGTCCGTCGTGGTCATCGTGGCTACTTCGAGGAGCGGGCGTGA
- the pyk gene encoding pyruvate kinase gives MAGHLASVLIMRRAKIVCTLGPATSDYDAVRGLVECGMDVARLNLSHGTYEQQEATYRNVRRASEETGRGVGILVDLQGPKIRLGVFADGPVALARGARFVITTQDELGDESGCSTTYAGLPQDVKPDDLILVDDGRVTLRVTSIDGPRVVTQVVEPGVVSDHKGLNLPGVVVSAPALTDKDAADLRWALRTGADMIALSFVREASDIDALHRIMEEEGCRVPVLAKIEKPQAIARLDQIVERFDGVMVARGDLGVELALERVPLEQKRAIDLCRRLGKPVIVATQMLESMVTASRPTRAEVSDVANAVLDGADALMLSEETSVGKDPALVVRTMARIIQHVEEHALDRLPEMPQESIVSTARAVTRAAVEVGQAVDAAFLIAFTETGSTARLMARHRAAVPLLAYTPNPRVRHWLALVWGVEAFLAPQAADTDALVDEVDAALLGSGRASGGELVVIVAGVPPGVPGTTNGMRVHPVGRTS, from the coding sequence GTGGCCGGCCATCTGGCTAGTGTGCTGATCATGCGCCGAGCGAAGATCGTATGCACACTGGGCCCGGCGACATCTGACTACGACGCGGTGCGTGGCCTCGTGGAGTGCGGCATGGACGTGGCGCGGCTGAATCTGTCCCACGGCACGTACGAACAGCAAGAAGCCACGTACAGGAACGTGCGCAGGGCCTCCGAGGAGACCGGCAGAGGGGTCGGCATACTCGTTGACCTGCAGGGCCCTAAGATCCGGCTTGGTGTCTTCGCGGACGGCCCCGTGGCGCTCGCTCGCGGGGCGCGCTTCGTAATCACGACCCAGGACGAACTCGGCGACGAGTCAGGGTGTTCGACTACCTACGCGGGGTTGCCGCAAGACGTCAAGCCGGACGACTTGATCCTCGTGGACGACGGTCGCGTGACTTTGCGGGTCACCTCCATTGACGGCCCGCGCGTTGTGACTCAGGTCGTGGAGCCCGGCGTTGTGTCCGACCATAAGGGTCTGAACTTGCCTGGGGTAGTAGTCAGCGCACCGGCTCTTACCGACAAGGATGCGGCGGATCTTCGTTGGGCGCTGCGAACTGGCGCTGACATGATCGCGCTGTCGTTCGTGCGCGAGGCCAGCGACATCGATGCGTTGCACCGGATCATGGAGGAGGAGGGCTGCCGCGTTCCCGTTCTGGCCAAGATTGAGAAGCCCCAAGCCATAGCCCGGCTTGACCAGATCGTTGAGAGATTCGACGGAGTCATGGTTGCCAGGGGGGACCTTGGAGTGGAGCTGGCGCTGGAGCGAGTTCCGCTGGAACAGAAGCGGGCGATCGACTTGTGTCGGCGGCTCGGGAAGCCGGTGATTGTGGCGACCCAAATGCTGGAGTCGATGGTTACGGCATCGCGCCCCACCCGTGCTGAGGTTTCTGACGTGGCCAACGCAGTTCTCGACGGCGCCGATGCACTGATGCTTTCGGAAGAAACCAGCGTGGGTAAGGATCCCGCGCTGGTCGTGCGGACGATGGCCCGAATCATTCAGCACGTGGAAGAGCATGCGCTGGATCGTCTGCCGGAGATGCCTCAGGAGTCGATTGTGTCAACCGCGCGCGCTGTTACGCGGGCAGCTGTCGAAGTCGGTCAGGCAGTCGACGCGGCGTTCCTGATCGCATTCACCGAAACAGGCTCGACCGCTCGGCTGATGGCGCGACACAGGGCTGCGGTACCGCTGCTGGCCTACACGCCCAATCCCCGAGTCCGCCATTGGCTGGCCCTTGTGTGGGGGGTCGAGGCTTTCCTCGCGCCGCAGGCGGCCGACACCGATGCGCTTGTTGATGAGGTGGACGCGGCTCTGCTTGGGAGCGGACGAGCCAGCGGTGGGGAGCTGGTGGTAATTGTGGCCGGGGTTCCACCTGGAGTTCCAGGCACTACGAATGGAATGCGCGTACACCCGGTGGGCAGGACTAGTTAG
- a CDS encoding aspartate carbamoyltransferase catalytic subunit: MNRHLLSAGDLDRQDAILVLDTASQMATLTDRSVKKLPTLRGRTVVNLFFEDSTRTRISFEAAAKRLSADVINFSAKGSSTSKGESLKDTALTLQAMGADAVVIRHGSSGAPWQLAASDWIDGAIINAGDGTHEHPTQALLDAFTMRRHLCGGAGDLAGLRVTLAGDVLHSRVARSNVLLLSTLGAIVTLVAPPTLLPVGVDQWPCEVSYDIDAVLENTDAMMMLRVQRERMKDAFFPSAREYTRRYGLDERRMDRLPQHAIVMHPGPMNRGVEIADGVADSPRSVIVEQVTNGVSVRMAVLYLLVGGARSEQEVA; the protein is encoded by the coding sequence GTGAACCGGCATCTGCTTTCAGCCGGGGACCTGGACCGGCAGGACGCGATTCTGGTCCTCGACACCGCTTCTCAGATGGCCACGCTCACCGACAGATCTGTGAAGAAGCTGCCGACTCTGCGCGGCCGGACGGTTGTGAACCTGTTCTTCGAAGATTCGACCAGGACCCGGATCTCCTTCGAAGCCGCCGCCAAGCGCCTATCCGCGGACGTCATCAACTTCTCGGCCAAGGGATCCAGCACATCCAAGGGCGAGAGCTTGAAGGACACCGCGCTGACGCTGCAGGCTATGGGCGCTGATGCCGTTGTCATCCGGCACGGGTCGTCTGGGGCACCCTGGCAGCTGGCCGCGTCAGACTGGATCGATGGGGCGATAATCAACGCTGGCGACGGTACCCATGAGCATCCGACTCAGGCGCTGCTCGACGCTTTCACGATGCGGCGGCACCTGTGCGGTGGAGCCGGAGACTTGGCCGGGCTTCGCGTTACTCTCGCGGGCGATGTGCTGCACAGCCGGGTCGCTCGTTCGAACGTGCTGCTGCTGTCAACTCTCGGTGCAATCGTCACGCTCGTCGCCCCCCCGACGCTCCTGCCCGTCGGAGTGGACCAATGGCCGTGCGAGGTGTCGTATGACATCGACGCTGTGCTGGAAAACACTGACGCGATGATGATGTTGCGTGTTCAGCGGGAGCGGATGAAGGATGCCTTCTTCCCGAGCGCGAGGGAGTACACGCGACGCTACGGACTGGATGAGCGCCGGATGGATCGGTTGCCCCAGCACGCCATCGTGATGCACCCCGGGCCCATGAACCGTGGAGTTGAGATAGCCGACGGTGTGGCCGACTCGCCGCGTTCCGTGATCGTCGAACAGGTGACCAACGGTGTCAGCGTGCGCATGGCAGTGCTGTATCTGCTCGTTGGCGGCGCTCGCTCGGAACAGGAAGTCGCATGA